Proteins encoded within one genomic window of Pygocentrus nattereri isolate fPygNat1 chromosome 11, fPygNat1.pri, whole genome shotgun sequence:
- the LOC108442698 gene encoding anoctamin-9 codes for MSTLHLDVPSNQGRKLGHKRAGSIELLEVIGVVKKDNGSGSFSLLPVHSPQSFDYVLVAQKTDDDGQESFRKQRDFINALKDKQLTIQKITDEDKVFYGITAPKEIFETYRYLLKVSDACNWSCEQQGNIPQSTRIRIVDFIVDHTSIESDGEPEYLSDLIQGNIFEAQFCLHEKQEQKELSNSWARWTACLNGQPITDVRDYFGEKVALYFLWLGWYTFLLIPAAVLGVIVFLYGLAFFKTSPLIQEVCQSDTIMCPLCDDKCKIWKLSDTCTYAKVSILFDNEGTVAFAMFMAVWATVFLEFWKRHRASYVSEWKVFDWCEEEEELILEIVNNPNCESKKHSHSYLRSTLVMVLVTFMLLLIIGLAHALVVFRVIASEQLAKFKSWSFISDNSNTVAFMLGAVLHYLTIIIMTKVNRKVALKLCELEKARSYAAIERSFTVKMFVFQFFTLFSSLIYTAFFLGRINGHPGGYVKLAGKWRLEECHPSGCLTDLFIQMAVILFLKQTINNVFEFSGPWFTRWLKRLQSRKLRQNVRQCSKKNCMESTELCDNCKVKDLLRNFELDSVDQFSLFDEFLEMVLQFSFTTIFVAAFPLAPLLALLNNIIEIRLDAIKMVSLERRLIPKKTNDIGIWTDVLETIGVLAVIANGLVIGISSDFIPRLVYRYRYGPCAISSTTEIDCMSGYIQNTLSIANISDENIKNDFLPEQLNIYNGTNVTSCSYRDYRSNEDYTLTNQFWVIQAIRFAFVVLFEHVVVLCKFIAGWFVPGSPLEVKNTRLQDKLDRLKEELK; via the exons ATGTCCACATTACATCTGGATGTGCCCTCAAATCAGGGACGAAAGCTTGGTCACAAGAGAGCG GGAAGCATTGAACTGCTGGAAGTTATCGGAGTTGTGAAAAAGGATAATGGAAGTGGGAGCTTCTCTTTGCTGCCTGTG CACTCCCCACAGTCCTTTGACTATGTTCTGGTGGCCCAGAAAACAGATGATGATGGCCAGGAAAGCTTCAGAAAGCAGAGAGACTTCATCAATGCTCTGAAGGACAAGCAATTAACTATACAG AAAATTACTGATGAAGATAAAGTTTTTTATGGAATCACAGCCCCAAAAGAGATCTTTGAGACATACCGATACCTGCTCAAAGTGTCTGATGCCTGTAATTGGAGCTGTGAGCAACAGGGTAATATCCCACAGTCCACCAG AATACGCATAGTTGACTTCATTGTGGACCACACCAGCATAGAAAGTGATG GTGAACCAGAGTACCTGTCAGACCTCATTCAAGGAAACATATTTGAGGCTCAGTTTTGTCTGCATGAG aaacaggaacagaaagaaCTAAGCAACAGTTGGGCTCGATGGACAGCCTGTTTAAATGGGCAACCAATAACAGATGTAAG GGACTACTTTGGAGAGAAAGTTGCTCTGTATTTCCTTTGGCTGGGATGGTACACATTTCTGCTGATCCCTGCTGCTGTGCTAGGGGTCATAGTCTTCCTTTATGGCCTGGCCTTCTTCAAAACCAGCCCTCTAAT ACAAGAGGTGTGTCAGTCAGACACTATCATGTGCCCACTATGTGATGACAAATGCAAGATCTGGAAGCTCTCCGATACCTGCACATATGCAAAG GTGAGCATACTGTTTGATAATGAGGGAACTGTGGCATTTGCCATGTTCATGGCAGTCTGGG CTACTGTATTTCTAGAGTTCTGGAAACGCCACAGAGCATCATACGTCTCAGAATGGAAGGTTTTTGACTGGTGTGAAGAAGAG gagGAGCTGATTCTTGAGATTGTGAATAATCCTAATTGTGAATCAAAGAAGCACAGTCACTCATACCTACGCAGTACACTAGTAATGGTTTTGGTGACATTCATG TTGCTGCTAATCATTGGGCTGGCGCATGCCCTGGTGGTGTTCAGGGTAATAGCCAGTGAACAGCTGGCTAAATTCAAAAGCTGGTCATTCATTAGTGACAATTCCAATACAGTGGCTTTCATGTTGGGAGCTGTGCTGCATTACCTCACAATAATTATCATGACTAAG GTCAATCGCAAAGTGGCCTTGAAGCTTTGTGAACTAG AGAAAGCACGCTCCTATGCAGCCATTGAAAGGAGCTTCACAGTGAAGATGTTTGTTTTCCAGTTCTtcactctcttctcctctctcatatATACAGCATTCTTCCTTGGCAG gatAAACGGACATCCAGGTGGATATGTGAAATTAGCTGGCAAATGGAGATTAGAGGAG TGCCACCCCAGTGGATGTCTGACAGACCTGTTCATTCAAATGGCCGTCATTCTGTTTCTCAAACAGACCATCAACAATGTGTTTGAGTTCTCTGGCCC TTGGTTCACACGTTGGCTAAAGAGGCTACAGAGTCGAAAGTTGAGGCAAAACGTTCGACAGTGTTCAAAGAAGAACTGTATGGagagcacagaactctgtgaCAACTGTAAAGTGAAGGACCTGCTCAGGAACTTTGAACTTGATAGTGTGGACCAGTTCAGCCTCTTCGATGAATTCCTAGAGATGG TCCTCCAGTTCAGTTTTACCACCATCTTCGTTGCTGCGTTTCCTCTGGCTCCTCTGTTAGCTCTGCTCAACAACATCATCGAGATCAGGCTAGACGCCATAAAGATGGTCAGCCTGGAAAGAAGGCTCATTCCCAAGAAGACTAACGACATTG GTATTTGGACTGATGTGCTGGAAACGATTGGAGTGTTAGCAGTCATTGCTAATGGGCTGGTTATTGGCATATCCTCTGATTTTATCCCTCGATTGGTATATCGTTACCGCTATGGACCCTGTGCCATCTCCAGTACTACTGAAATTGA TTGTATGTCAGGTTATATCCAAAACACTCTGTCCATTGCTAACATCAGTgatgaaaacatcaaaaatgactttttgcCTGAACAGCTGAATATTTACAATGGCACAAATGTGACATCCTGCAG CTATAGAGACTATAGGAGTAATGAGGACTACACTTTGACCAATCAGTTTTGGGTCATTCAGGCAATCCGATTTGCCTTTGTTGTTCTTTTTGAG catgtggtggtgttgtgtaaGTTCATAGCAGGGTGGTTTGTGCCTGGTTCTCCCTTAGAGGTGAAAAATACCAGGCTGCAAGACAAACTCGACAGACTGAAGGAGGAACTGAAGTAA